From a region of the Lactuca sativa cultivar Salinas chromosome 4, Lsat_Salinas_v11, whole genome shotgun sequence genome:
- the LOC128133570 gene encoding uncharacterized protein LOC128133570 — MATSKITFIKDIDPVNSDFTIKVKVLKLWTLNSKFNENEKYSIEMILLDEQGSLIQANVFQNLFYKFEKSLREGSVYEFTTLSVAKHNPHPKSIIFSHLPNKITFIRETELKESLNFPNYIY; from the exons ATGGCTACTTCAAAGATTACATTCATAAAAGACATTGACCCAGTCAATTCGGATTTCACTATCAAAGTCAAAGTATTGAAGTTATGGACGCTCAATTCTAAATTTAATGAGAACGAAAAGTACTCCATCGAAATGATTTTATTGGATGAACAG GGATCTCTAATTCAAGCTAATGTTTtccaaaacttattttataagTTTGAAAAAAGTCTTCGTGAGGGATCCGTTTATGAATTTACCACCCTATCTGTTGCAAAACACAATCCACATCCCAAATCTATCATCTTTTCTCATCTTCCAAATAAAATAACCTTCATAAGGGAAACAGAACTTAAGGAAAGTCTTAATTTTCCGAATTATATTTATTAA